A genomic window from Myotis daubentonii chromosome 4, mMyoDau2.1, whole genome shotgun sequence includes:
- the MARVELD2 gene encoding MARVEL domain-containing protein 2 isoform X1, translating to MSSKDGRSRNRDRHYNEVPRDLTHEDGTIRTLQTLRDSELAVSADPLPPPPLPLQPPFGPDFYSSDTEEPAIAPDLKPVRRFIPESWKHFFRGKKKDPEWDKSVSDIRYISDGVECSPPSSPGRQNHHSPPSSDKDPYGGSEGTFNSRKEAEAMLPQDPYGSLGRHTQTALTYSEKVEAYNLRYSYMKSWPGLLRILGVVELLLGAGVFACVTAYIHKDSEWYNMFGYSPPSAMGGFGGLGSAYGGYYYSGPKTPFILVVAGLAWITTIIILVLGMSMYYRTILLDSNWWPLTEFGINIALFILYMAAAIVYVNDINRGGLCYYPVFNTPMNAMFCRVEGGQTAAMVFLFVTMIVYLISALVCLKLWRHEAARRHREYMEQQEISEPSFPSKRKMCEMAIGGDRQRDQEVHFKEMRPTNMKPEILSGHIPSGHIPKPIMLPDYVAKYPVIRTDDERERYKAVFQDQFSEYKELSAEVQAVLRKFDELDAVMSRLPHHSGNQQEHERISRIHEEFKKKKKDPTFLEKKERCDYLKNKLSHIKQRIQEYDKVMNWDVQGYS from the exons ATGTCTTCGAAGGATGGGAGATCCAGGAATCGAGACAGGCACTACAATGAGGTCCCGAGGGACTTGACCCATGAAGATGGCACCATAAGAACCCTCCAGACTCTCCGTGACAGTGAGCTGGCTGTGAGCGCTGATCCTTtgcctccaccccctctcccattACAGCCACCATTTGGCCCTGACTTCTACTCAAGTGACACAGAGGAACCGGCCATAGCACCAGACCTCAAACCCGTAAGGCGCTTCATCCCTGAGTCCTGGAAGCACTTCTtcagagggaagaaaaaggaCCCAGAATGGGATAAGTCGGTGTCAGACATCAGATACATCTCAGACGGAGTGGAGTGTTCGCCTCCATCCTCTCCAGGGAGACAAAACCACCACTCACCCCCCAGCTCCGACAAAGATCCTTACGGAGGGTCAGAAGGAACCTTTAATTCCCGGAAAGAGGCTGAAGCGATGCTTCCCCAGGATCCCTATGGGTCTCTGGGCCGACACACACAAACGGCTCTAACGTACAGTGAGAAGGTGGAGGCCTACAACCTGAGGTACTCCTACATGAAGTCGTGGCCTGGCCTGCTGAGAATCCTCGGGGTGGTGGAGCTGCTGCTGGGGGCGGGCGTCTTCGCCTGTGTCACAGCTTACATTCACAAGGACAGTGAGTGGTACAACATGTTTGGCTATTCCCCGCCCTCGGCCATGGGAGGCTTTGGCGGCCTGGGCAGTGCATATGGGGGCTACTACTACAGTGGCCCCAAAACTCCTTTTATACTCGTGGTTGCTGGATTAGCTTGGATCACCACCATTATTATCCTGGTTCTTGGCATGTCCATGTATTATCGGACCATTCTTTTGGACTCAAACTGGTGGCCCCTGACTGAGTTTGGAATTAACATTGCCTTGTTTATTTTGTATATGGCTGCAGCCATAGTCTATGTGAATGATATCAACCGAGGTGGACTCTGCTACTACCCAGTATTTAACACACCAATGAATGCAATGTTCTGTCGGGTAGAAGGAGGACAGACAGCAGCGATGGTCTTCCTGTTTGTCACCATGATTGTTTATCTCATCAGTGCTTTGGTTTGCCTCAAGTTATGGAGGCATGAGGCAGCTCGGAGACATAGGGAATACATGGAACAACAGGAG ATAAGTGAACCATCATTTCCATcgaaaagaaaaatg TGTGAAATGGCCATCGGAGGTGACAGACAGAGAGACCAAGAAGTTCATTTCAAAGAAATGAGACCAACAAATATGAAACCTGAAATACTGAGTGGACATATCCCCTCAGGCCACATTCCCAAACCTATCATGTTGCCTGACTATGTGGC aaaATACCCTGTGATTCGGACAGATGATGAACGGGAGCGCTATAAGGCTGTGTTCCAAGACCAGTTTTCAGAGTACAAGGAGCTCTCTGCAGAAGTCCAGGCCGTCTTGAGGAAGTTCGATGAGCTGGACGCAGTGATGAGCAGACTGCCACATCATTCGGGAAACCAACAG GAACATGAGAGAATTTCAAGAATCCAtgaagaatttaagaaaaaaaagaag
- the MARVELD2 gene encoding MARVEL domain-containing protein 2 isoform X2, with protein sequence MSSKDGRSRNRDRHYNEVPRDLTHEDGTIRTLQTLRDSELAVSADPLPPPPLPLQPPFGPDFYSSDTEEPAIAPDLKPVRRFIPESWKHFFRGKKKDPEWDKSVSDIRYISDGVECSPPSSPGRQNHHSPPSSDKDPYGGSEGTFNSRKEAEAMLPQDPYGSLGRHTQTALTYSEKVEAYNLRYSYMKSWPGLLRILGVVELLLGAGVFACVTAYIHKDSEWYNMFGYSPPSAMGGFGGLGSAYGGYYYSGPKTPFILVVAGLAWITTIIILVLGMSMYYRTILLDSNWWPLTEFGINIALFILYMAAAIVYVNDINRGGLCYYPVFNTPMNAMFCRVEGGQTAAMVFLFVTMIVYLISALVCLKLWRHEAARRHREYMEQQECEMAIGGDRQRDQEVHFKEMRPTNMKPEILSGHIPSGHIPKPIMLPDYVAKYPVIRTDDERERYKAVFQDQFSEYKELSAEVQAVLRKFDELDAVMSRLPHHSGNQQEHERISRIHEEFKKKKKDPTFLEKKERCDYLKNKLSHIKQRIQEYDKVMNWDVQGYS encoded by the exons ATGTCTTCGAAGGATGGGAGATCCAGGAATCGAGACAGGCACTACAATGAGGTCCCGAGGGACTTGACCCATGAAGATGGCACCATAAGAACCCTCCAGACTCTCCGTGACAGTGAGCTGGCTGTGAGCGCTGATCCTTtgcctccaccccctctcccattACAGCCACCATTTGGCCCTGACTTCTACTCAAGTGACACAGAGGAACCGGCCATAGCACCAGACCTCAAACCCGTAAGGCGCTTCATCCCTGAGTCCTGGAAGCACTTCTtcagagggaagaaaaaggaCCCAGAATGGGATAAGTCGGTGTCAGACATCAGATACATCTCAGACGGAGTGGAGTGTTCGCCTCCATCCTCTCCAGGGAGACAAAACCACCACTCACCCCCCAGCTCCGACAAAGATCCTTACGGAGGGTCAGAAGGAACCTTTAATTCCCGGAAAGAGGCTGAAGCGATGCTTCCCCAGGATCCCTATGGGTCTCTGGGCCGACACACACAAACGGCTCTAACGTACAGTGAGAAGGTGGAGGCCTACAACCTGAGGTACTCCTACATGAAGTCGTGGCCTGGCCTGCTGAGAATCCTCGGGGTGGTGGAGCTGCTGCTGGGGGCGGGCGTCTTCGCCTGTGTCACAGCTTACATTCACAAGGACAGTGAGTGGTACAACATGTTTGGCTATTCCCCGCCCTCGGCCATGGGAGGCTTTGGCGGCCTGGGCAGTGCATATGGGGGCTACTACTACAGTGGCCCCAAAACTCCTTTTATACTCGTGGTTGCTGGATTAGCTTGGATCACCACCATTATTATCCTGGTTCTTGGCATGTCCATGTATTATCGGACCATTCTTTTGGACTCAAACTGGTGGCCCCTGACTGAGTTTGGAATTAACATTGCCTTGTTTATTTTGTATATGGCTGCAGCCATAGTCTATGTGAATGATATCAACCGAGGTGGACTCTGCTACTACCCAGTATTTAACACACCAATGAATGCAATGTTCTGTCGGGTAGAAGGAGGACAGACAGCAGCGATGGTCTTCCTGTTTGTCACCATGATTGTTTATCTCATCAGTGCTTTGGTTTGCCTCAAGTTATGGAGGCATGAGGCAGCTCGGAGACATAGGGAATACATGGAACAACAGGAG TGTGAAATGGCCATCGGAGGTGACAGACAGAGAGACCAAGAAGTTCATTTCAAAGAAATGAGACCAACAAATATGAAACCTGAAATACTGAGTGGACATATCCCCTCAGGCCACATTCCCAAACCTATCATGTTGCCTGACTATGTGGC aaaATACCCTGTGATTCGGACAGATGATGAACGGGAGCGCTATAAGGCTGTGTTCCAAGACCAGTTTTCAGAGTACAAGGAGCTCTCTGCAGAAGTCCAGGCCGTCTTGAGGAAGTTCGATGAGCTGGACGCAGTGATGAGCAGACTGCCACATCATTCGGGAAACCAACAG GAACATGAGAGAATTTCAAGAATCCAtgaagaatttaagaaaaaaaagaag